From Chitinophagaceae bacterium, the proteins below share one genomic window:
- a CDS encoding aminotransferase class V-fold PLP-dependent enzyme — MKNLKQYFLLREDITYLNFGSFGACLKPVFEKYQQFQLELEQEPVQFITVNGLKYLETAREALADYVHCHKDDLVYVTNPSYAVNAVAKSFNLQPGDEILTTDLEYGACDKTWEYYCKKAGARYVKQHITLPVQSKEQFVAEFFKGLSPKTKLVFLSHITSSTGLRLPAEEICALAKEKGIMTFVDGAHAPGQIPLDLQNTPFDMYTGACHKWMMTPKGSTFLYVKKEYQHLVDPLVVSWGYNALFPSSSSFLDYHQMNGTRDYSAFLTIPTAIGFMKEHNWTEVAAACRKLVRDNAPAFCELLDTTALAPLHDDFMLQLCSAEIRTSEPEKLHRHFFDQYKIEIPVMRHGDKVYLRYSINAFNSQQDLDTLFDAIKEIKRKTDLIGK, encoded by the coding sequence ATGAAAAATTTAAAACAATACTTTTTGCTAAGAGAAGATATTACCTATCTTAATTTTGGCTCCTTTGGAGCCTGCTTAAAACCGGTATTTGAAAAATACCAGCAGTTTCAGCTGGAACTGGAACAGGAACCCGTACAATTCATTACCGTGAACGGCCTGAAGTATCTTGAAACAGCAAGGGAAGCATTGGCGGATTATGTGCATTGCCATAAAGATGACCTGGTGTATGTAACCAATCCATCCTATGCAGTGAATGCAGTAGCCAAAAGTTTTAACCTGCAGCCCGGCGATGAAATACTAACTACTGATCTTGAATACGGCGCCTGCGACAAGACCTGGGAATATTATTGCAAAAAAGCCGGTGCCAGGTATGTAAAGCAACACATCACATTACCGGTTCAATCGAAAGAACAGTTTGTAGCAGAATTTTTTAAAGGGCTCAGTCCTAAAACGAAACTGGTTTTTCTCAGTCATATCACCAGCAGCACCGGCCTGCGCCTGCCGGCGGAGGAAATATGTGCGCTGGCAAAAGAAAAAGGCATTATGACCTTTGTGGATGGCGCCCATGCACCGGGGCAGATACCCCTGGACCTGCAGAATACTCCTTTTGATATGTATACCGGCGCCTGCCATAAATGGATGATGACGCCCAAGGGAAGTACATTCCTGTATGTAAAAAAAGAATACCAGCACCTGGTTGATCCGCTGGTGGTAAGTTGGGGTTATAATGCCCTGTTCCCATCCTCATCCAGCTTCCTCGATTATCACCAGATGAACGGCACCCGGGACTACTCGGCTTTTTTAACCATACCCACGGCCATCGGGTTCATGAAAGAGCATAACTGGACAGAAGTGGCCGCAGCATGCAGGAAATTGGTAAGAGACAACGCCCCTGCTTTTTGTGAACTGCTGGATACCACAGCCCTTGCGCCACTCCATGATGATTTTATGCTGCAGCTCTGCAGCGCCGAAATAAGAACAAGTGAACCCGAAAAACTGCACCGGCATTTTTTTGATCAGTATAAGATCGAGATACCGGTAATGCGCCACGGCGATAAAGTGTACCTGCGCTATTCCATCAATGCCTTCAACAGCCAGCAGGACCTGGATACATTGTTTGATGCGATAAAGGAGATAAAGAGAAAGACGGATCTGATCGGGAAATAA
- a CDS encoding ORF6N domain-containing protein codes for MQVIQSIQNRIYEIRGQKVMLDFDLAALYGVETRVMNQAVKRNASRFPKDFMFRITANEWKNFPSSQNVMMENLPRNRTAKYLPYAFTEHGVTMLANVLKSRKAIKMSIAVVRAFISLKQMAMQHKGLAEKLEELRSELHERIGEHDAQLAAIYKAIESLLDDKAAQRKWEDREKIGFST; via the coding sequence GTGCAGGTAATACAAAGCATTCAGAACAGGATATATGAGATCAGGGGACAAAAGGTAATGCTTGACTTTGACCTTGCTGCACTTTATGGAGTAGAAACAAGAGTGATGAACCAGGCCGTAAAAAGAAATGCAAGCCGCTTCCCGAAAGACTTTATGTTTAGAATTACGGCAAACGAGTGGAAGAACTTTCCATCATCACAAAATGTGATGATGGAAAACTTACCCAGGAACCGTACAGCGAAGTACCTTCCTTATGCATTTACCGAACATGGGGTTACCATGTTAGCCAATGTGTTGAAAAGCAGAAAAGCCATAAAAATGAGTATTGCGGTGGTGCGTGCATTCATTTCGTTAAAGCAAATGGCAATGCAGCACAAAGGTCTGGCTGAAAAGCTGGAAGAACTTCGTAGCGAACTTCATGAACGGATAGGTGAACACGATGCACAACTGGCAGCTATTTACAAGGCAATAGAAAGCCTGCTTGATGATAAGGCCGCCCAAAGAAAATGGGAAGACCGGGAAAAGATCGGGTTCAGCACCTAA
- a CDS encoding DUF1295 domain-containing protein: MFTVFIHCFLIIFIYATCWFIAAVIKKRNDIADIAWGMGYIILCIYLLLSYPAPSVNLLLYALVTAWGLRLSIHIYTRNKNKTEDFRYKAWRDEWGKSFYWRSYLQIFLLQGLFLLIVLSPVIHAAVETPYTWNGFTWIGFFCWLTGFYFQAVADWQLAVFIKNRKMPGSIMQTGLWKYSRHPNYFGEILMWWGIFFITIPYPDAFWFIIGPLSITGLLVFISGIPMLERKYKGNPAFEDYKKRTSVLIPMPPKK, translated from the coding sequence ATGTTTACCGTTTTCATACATTGCTTCCTCATCATTTTCATTTATGCTACCTGTTGGTTTATAGCTGCCGTAATAAAAAAAAGAAATGATATTGCTGATATTGCCTGGGGCATGGGGTATATTATACTGTGTATTTATCTTTTATTAAGTTATCCGGCCCCTTCGGTTAATTTACTTTTATATGCCCTGGTTACTGCATGGGGTTTACGATTAAGCATACACATATATACCCGCAATAAAAACAAAACAGAAGACTTTCGATACAAGGCCTGGCGGGATGAATGGGGAAAGTCATTTTATTGGCGCAGTTACTTACAGATTTTTTTATTGCAGGGATTATTTCTCCTTATCGTTCTTTCCCCGGTAATACACGCTGCTGTTGAAACGCCTTATACCTGGAATGGATTTACCTGGATTGGCTTTTTTTGCTGGCTGACTGGTTTTTATTTTCAGGCTGTGGCCGATTGGCAACTGGCTGTTTTTATTAAAAACAGAAAAATGCCCGGCTCAATCATGCAAACCGGTTTGTGGAAATACAGCAGGCATCCGAATTACTTTGGGGAGATCCTGATGTGGTGGGGCATTTTTTTCATTACCATTCCATACCCAGATGCTTTCTGGTTTATCATAGGCCCGCTTTCGATTACCGGGTTGCTGGTCTTTATTTCAGGTATTCCTATGCTGGAAAGGAAATACAAAGGCAATCCTGCTTTTGAGGATTATAAAAAAAGAACGAGTGTATTGATACCAATGCCTCCAAAGAAATAA
- a CDS encoding DUF2177 family protein, with protein sequence MSFSKLIISYLLTTIVFFAVDMTWLGFIAKDLYKKYLGSFLSDKVNWPAAIIFYLLFIIGIFYFAILPAVEKNSLAKAIIAGALFGFFTYATYDLTNLATLKDWPLPIVFIDIIWGSVLTGIVSTAGYYIVKWVA encoded by the coding sequence ATGTCGTTTTCTAAACTCATTATCAGTTACCTGCTCACCACTATAGTATTTTTTGCTGTAGATATGACCTGGCTGGGTTTTATTGCAAAAGATCTATACAAAAAATACCTGGGTAGTTTTTTAAGTGATAAAGTAAACTGGCCCGCTGCCATTATTTTTTACCTCCTGTTCATTATCGGCATTTTTTATTTTGCCATTTTGCCAGCTGTTGAAAAAAATTCGTTGGCAAAAGCAATTATTGCAGGGGCGCTGTTTGGTTTTTTTACCTACGCCACGTACGATCTTACCAACTTAGCCACTTTAAAAGACTGGCCGTTACCCATTGTTTTTATTGATATCATCTGGGGTTCGGTGCTTACTGGCATTGTAAGCACAGCCGGTTATTATATTGTAAAATGGGTGGCATAA
- a CDS encoding CsbD family protein encodes MLKKAGDVFENVKEKVEEKTEGLLEKAKESELAGKAKEKLEDLKEGAKGLFNKVTDKFQGKI; translated from the coding sequence CTGCTTAAAAAAGCCGGGGACGTTTTTGAAAACGTAAAGGAAAAAGTGGAAGAGAAAACGGAAGGATTGCTGGAAAAAGCAAAAGAAAGTGAATTGGCAGGAAAGGCCAAAGAGAAACTGGAAGACCTGAAAGAAGGCGCCAAAGGCCTTTTCAATAAAGTAACGGATAAATTCCAGGGCAAAATATAA
- a CDS encoding formate--tetrahydrofolate ligase, whose amino-acid sequence MKSDYEIAQETPLRPITSIATDMGLPADMLIPFGYHKAKINIKEFDEKKIASSKLILVTAITPTKAGIGKTTTSIGLADGLKKLKKNVVLALREPSLGPCFGMKGGAAGGGYSQVIPMEEINLHFNGDFHAITAANNTLAALLDNYRFYNRGKPEGIKTVLFKRCLDVNDRVLRKIVTALDTPNNGIPSETGFVITPASEIMAVLCLSEGLAELRQKIDEMLLGFTFAGNGFTTKDLGVTGAITALLKDAIQPNLVQTLEGTPAMIHGGPFANIAHGCNSLMATKTALQFGDYVVTEAGFATDLGAEKFFNIKCRKAGLQPAMSVLVATSQALKLSGGANEKTMMLPDRETLTKGLRNLEKHIAILKSFKQRVLVSLNRYHFDTDEEIAYLRSWCAEKEVAFAVNESFRLGGEGALEMAQAVVDICETPPVPLQHTYDTEDDIETKIRKIVTTIYGGKDVVLYKKAQETLKKIKALGLEHLPVCMAKTQYSFTHNPAISGLDGDFKIDVDDLVISKGAGFIVAVCGEMVRMPGLPKVPQANFIDVVDGRITGVS is encoded by the coding sequence ATGAAATCAGATTACGAGATCGCCCAGGAAACACCGCTCCGGCCAATCACATCCATTGCCACCGATATGGGCCTGCCCGCAGATATGCTGATCCCGTTCGGGTATCACAAAGCCAAAATAAATATCAAAGAATTTGATGAAAAAAAGATCGCTTCATCAAAACTCATACTCGTAACGGCCATCACACCCACCAAGGCCGGTATCGGTAAAACAACCACTTCCATCGGGCTGGCAGACGGCTTAAAGAAGCTGAAGAAAAATGTGGTGCTGGCATTGCGGGAACCATCGCTCGGCCCCTGCTTTGGTATGAAGGGCGGCGCTGCCGGCGGCGGCTACTCACAGGTGATACCCATGGAAGAGATCAACCTGCATTTCAACGGCGACTTTCATGCCATCACGGCCGCCAACAATACCCTGGCCGCCCTGCTCGATAACTATCGTTTTTATAACCGCGGCAAACCCGAAGGCATCAAGACCGTTCTGTTCAAACGCTGCCTGGATGTGAATGACCGGGTGCTGCGTAAGATCGTGACAGCATTGGACACGCCCAATAACGGCATCCCTTCCGAAACCGGGTTTGTGATCACCCCGGCGAGTGAGATCATGGCGGTGCTTTGTCTTTCGGAAGGACTGGCGGAACTGCGCCAGAAAATTGATGAGATGCTGCTGGGCTTCACCTTTGCCGGAAATGGCTTCACCACCAAAGACCTGGGCGTTACCGGCGCCATCACAGCGCTGCTGAAAGATGCCATACAGCCCAACCTGGTGCAAACACTGGAAGGTACACCGGCCATGATACACGGCGGGCCATTTGCCAATATCGCACATGGCTGCAATTCATTGATGGCAACCAAAACAGCCTTGCAGTTTGGCGATTATGTTGTTACCGAAGCCGGCTTTGCCACAGACCTGGGTGCCGAGAAATTCTTTAACATCAAATGCCGCAAGGCGGGATTGCAGCCGGCCATGAGTGTATTGGTAGCCACATCGCAGGCATTGAAACTGAGCGGCGGCGCCAACGAAAAAACAATGATGCTGCCCGACAGGGAAACACTCACCAAAGGATTACGCAACCTGGAAAAGCATATTGCTATTTTAAAATCATTCAAACAACGGGTACTGGTATCACTCAACCGTTACCATTTTGATACCGACGAAGAGATCGCTTACCTGCGTAGCTGGTGTGCGGAAAAAGAAGTAGCGTTTGCCGTCAATGAATCCTTCCGCCTGGGTGGCGAAGGTGCATTGGAAATGGCGCAGGCGGTGGTGGATATCTGTGAAACGCCCCCGGTACCGCTTCAGCATACCTATGATACAGAAGATGATATTGAAACAAAGATCCGTAAGATAGTAACCACCATTTATGGAGGAAAGGATGTGGTGCTGTATAAAAAAGCGCAGGAAACATTAAAGAAGATAAAAGCGCTGGGACTGGAACACCTGCCCGTGTGTATGGCAAAAACACAATACAGTTTTACACACAACCCCGCCATCAGCGGACTGGATGGTGATTTTAAGATCGATGTGGACGACCTGGTGATCAGCAAGGGAGCCGGGTTCATTGTAGCCGTATGCGGAGAAATGGTCCGTATGCCCGGTCTGCCCAAAGTACCACAGGCGAATTTTATTGACGTGGTGGATGGAAGGATCACAGGCGTGAGTTAA